The following coding sequences are from one Campylobacter showae CSUNSWCD window:
- the hypA gene encoding hydrogenase maturation nickel metallochaperone HypA produces the protein MHELSIVQSLVALCEKNAAANGAKEVVRLEVRIGRLSGVEPHYLESAFEVYKTGTICENAELAIIVQNVAVECKSCGFSGELSENNFTCPVCGSQELEVTGGEDMHLMRLEMR, from the coding sequence CGCTCTGCGAGAAAAACGCCGCCGCAAACGGCGCGAAAGAGGTTGTGCGTCTTGAAGTGCGTATCGGGCGGCTAAGCGGCGTCGAGCCTCACTATCTAGAAAGTGCATTTGAAGTCTATAAAACCGGCACGATCTGCGAAAATGCCGAGCTTGCAATTATCGTGCAAAACGTCGCCGTGGAGTGCAAAAGCTGCGGTTTTAGCGGCGAGCTTAGCGAAAACAACTTTACTTGCCCGGTTTGCGGTTCACAGGAGCTCGAGGTCACGGGCGGCGAGGATATGCACCTCATGCGCCTTGAGATGCGGTGA